Proteins encoded within one genomic window of Kaistia algarum:
- a CDS encoding ROK family transcriptional regulator: MAGKGSNSVHLRHYNERVVLDAIRRFGQASKAEVARFAHLTPPAVAAIIDALVAGGYVIENGKRFGGKGQPSAMYGLARDGAYSIGLHIGRRAMDAILIDFAGQTCAFETHDYDHPDPETIRRIGRAAIARFRAQLGPDIAARLVGIGISAPYFIGGWDEELGFPSRVQEEWRAVDLRSHFVETQGLAVMIENDASAAAVAELVYGIGKQYSDFLHISLSTFVGGGLVLNGTLQTGPNGNTAAFGPFPVTFSSLASVPKPPGKFEVLLHRASIYTLVAHLRFNGFDITRVRDLEPMPAQARALVSEWQDDCADALAQAIIGSIALVDLEAIVIDGLLPASVLVETVTKVRASFAQMLPPGLIAPSILAGSIGPRGSALGASLLPIYSMFGPDTGVLMKKGSDKKPLMVGSA, from the coding sequence ATGGCCGGCAAGGGTAGCAATTCGGTGCACCTGCGCCATTACAATGAGCGCGTCGTCCTCGACGCGATCCGCCGCTTTGGTCAAGCCTCGAAAGCGGAGGTAGCGCGGTTCGCGCATCTGACGCCACCGGCGGTCGCAGCCATCATCGACGCTCTGGTCGCCGGCGGCTATGTCATCGAGAACGGCAAGCGCTTCGGGGGCAAGGGGCAGCCATCGGCCATGTACGGCCTGGCGCGCGACGGCGCCTACTCCATCGGCCTCCACATTGGCAGGCGCGCAATGGATGCGATCCTGATCGATTTTGCTGGCCAGACATGCGCCTTCGAGACCCACGACTACGACCATCCGGATCCGGAGACGATCCGACGGATCGGCCGGGCAGCGATCGCACGATTTCGCGCGCAACTTGGACCGGATATCGCCGCTCGCCTTGTCGGTATCGGTATATCCGCCCCGTATTTTATTGGTGGCTGGGATGAGGAACTGGGCTTTCCAAGTCGCGTCCAGGAAGAATGGCGTGCCGTAGACCTGAGGTCGCATTTCGTGGAGACCCAAGGCCTAGCCGTCATGATCGAGAACGACGCCTCAGCGGCGGCCGTGGCGGAACTCGTCTATGGCATCGGCAAGCAATATTCGGATTTCCTGCACATCTCGCTCAGCACCTTTGTCGGCGGCGGGCTGGTCCTCAACGGAACGCTGCAGACGGGCCCAAACGGCAACACAGCCGCATTCGGTCCGTTTCCCGTGACCTTTTCCAGCCTTGCATCGGTGCCGAAACCCCCTGGAAAGTTCGAGGTGTTGCTGCATCGAGCCTCGATCTACACACTGGTCGCGCATTTGCGGTTCAATGGCTTCGACATCACACGCGTCCGAGACCTTGAACCAATGCCGGCCCAGGCGCGCGCGCTGGTTTCCGAATGGCAGGACGATTGCGCCGATGCGTTGGCGCAAGCGATCATCGGCAGCATAGCGCTTGTCGATTTGGAGGCCATCGTCATCGACGGGCTACTGCCGGCCTCGGTGCTCGTCGAGACGGTGACCAAAGTGCGGGCTTCTTTCGCGCAAATGCTTCCACCCGGACTGATCGCCCCATCCATCCTGGCGGGCTCGATCGGTCCGAGAGGCTCTGCGCTCGGGGCCAGCCTGCTTCCGATTTACTCGATGTTCGGACCTGACACCGGAGTATTGATGAAGAAGGGCAGCGACAAGAAGCCACTCATGGTTGGGTCAGCGTGA
- a CDS encoding aldose 1-epimerase, whose protein sequence is MAQGGPNHAPGDRGPGRAAPARGGVIAVSEIITLANDKAMVSISPERGAATTRFDYRTPDGYEPVLRSVDGVANLVMAPWQNRISCGGFSTAEGFVPIEANVFGERFPIHGNAWQLPWSIDRRSSEAVTLVLRSDGPGAYRYRAELVHRLWDDGSLTIDLVVINLGRELPFGLGLHPYFPRTPLTTIEARAASVTLQDEFFLPTKTIATRDRPGLDFTKARCLPPEPINNDFGGWDGLADIRWPEHGLGCRLAVPGINRYVVYSPGAAASFFCFEPATHAIDAFNRPSLADHGGLVMLASGAAVRMSCTFCPYSL, encoded by the coding sequence ATGGCTCAAGGCGGGCCAAACCATGCGCCTGGGGATCGAGGGCCTGGGCGAGCAGCGCCAGCACGTGGTGGCGTGATCGCGGTGAGCGAGATCATCACCCTCGCAAACGACAAGGCGATGGTCAGCATCTCGCCCGAACGCGGGGCCGCGACAACGCGTTTCGACTATCGCACGCCGGATGGATACGAGCCGGTTCTCCGATCGGTCGACGGAGTCGCCAATCTCGTTATGGCGCCATGGCAGAACCGCATTTCCTGCGGCGGCTTTTCTACCGCAGAAGGCTTCGTGCCGATCGAGGCCAATGTCTTCGGCGAGCGGTTCCCCATTCATGGCAATGCGTGGCAATTGCCCTGGAGCATTGATAGACGGTCGTCCGAGGCCGTGACGTTGGTCCTCCGCTCCGACGGACCCGGCGCCTATCGCTACCGTGCGGAGTTGGTGCACAGGCTTTGGGACGACGGTAGCCTGACGATCGACTTAGTTGTCATCAACCTGGGAAGGGAACTGCCGTTCGGGCTCGGCTTGCATCCCTATTTCCCACGTACCCCCCTGACGACAATTGAGGCCAGGGCGGCATCCGTGACGCTCCAAGACGAGTTCTTCTTGCCCACGAAAACCATCGCGACCCGTGATCGACCCGGACTCGATTTCACAAAGGCCCGCTGTCTTCCGCCGGAGCCGATCAACAACGACTTTGGCGGCTGGGACGGACTTGCCGATATTAGATGGCCGGAGCACGGCTTGGGCTGCCGGCTGGCCGTACCCGGAATTAACCGATATGTCGTCTATTCGCCCGGCGCGGCAGCGTCGTTCTTCTGTTTCGAGCCGGCGACGCATGCCATCGACGCATTCAATCGGCCGAGCCTTGCCGACCATGGCGGTCTCGTCATGTTGGCCAGCGGCGCTGCGGTCCGTATGAGCTGCACATTCTGTCCTTATAGTCTCTAG
- a CDS encoding rhamnose ABC transporter substrate-binding protein has product MKSHLVKSLLLASSLVAVASLASVASAEECATAPVTVGFLPKLDTDPYFQVAQTGAEEAAAEIGGKAIKQAPSQATAEAQIEFINNLVSQKVGVIAISANDANAVAPALKRAMQQGVKIVSYDSDVAPAARTVFLNQAAGDSLAEMMLESMGKLIDYDGEFAILSSTPTATNQNAWIDFMKAKMAAEPKYAKMKLVQVAYGQESEQVNQQQALGLAQAFPNLKGIIIPAGIGLPAAARAMEQAGLLGKIKLTGLAPATLIKKYIQDGSVQDIWWNVKDLGYLTYFAAQAVAQCKLTGKEGETFKAGRLGDYTVGKGGEVLLGPADIVTPANVEEFKF; this is encoded by the coding sequence ATGAAGTCGCATCTCGTTAAGTCCCTGCTACTGGCTAGCAGCCTCGTTGCCGTCGCGTCGCTCGCATCCGTCGCGAGCGCCGAGGAATGCGCGACCGCCCCCGTTACCGTCGGCTTCCTGCCGAAGCTCGACACGGACCCCTATTTCCAGGTGGCGCAGACCGGCGCCGAGGAAGCGGCGGCCGAGATCGGCGGCAAGGCCATCAAGCAGGCTCCATCCCAGGCCACCGCCGAGGCACAGATCGAGTTCATCAACAATCTCGTATCGCAGAAGGTCGGAGTCATCGCGATTTCGGCCAATGATGCCAATGCCGTTGCCCCCGCGCTGAAGCGCGCCATGCAGCAGGGCGTCAAGATCGTGTCCTACGATTCCGACGTCGCGCCCGCCGCCCGAACCGTCTTCCTCAATCAGGCAGCCGGCGACAGCCTTGCTGAGATGATGCTGGAATCGATGGGCAAGCTCATCGACTATGATGGCGAATTCGCCATTCTCTCCTCGACGCCCACCGCCACGAACCAGAACGCCTGGATCGACTTCATGAAGGCCAAGATGGCGGCCGAGCCGAAATACGCCAAGATGAAGCTGGTCCAGGTCGCCTATGGCCAGGAGAGCGAGCAGGTGAACCAGCAGCAGGCGCTGGGACTCGCGCAGGCGTTCCCCAATCTGAAGGGCATCATCATTCCTGCCGGCATCGGGCTGCCGGCCGCCGCGCGCGCCATGGAGCAGGCGGGCCTGCTCGGCAAGATCAAGCTGACCGGCCTCGCGCCCGCGACCTTGATCAAGAAGTACATCCAGGACGGTTCGGTTCAGGACATCTGGTGGAACGTCAAGGACCTCGGCTACCTGACCTATTTCGCGGCGCAGGCGGTGGCCCAGTGCAAGCTCACCGGCAAGGAAGGCGAAACCTTCAAGGCCGGGCGCCTCGGCGATTACACCGTCGGCAAGGGCGGCGAAGTGCTGCTCGGGCCGGCCGATATCGTGACGCCGGCGAACGTCGAAGAGTTCAAGTTCTGA
- a CDS encoding dihydrodipicolinate synthase family protein, whose translation MTARYPRTVLGTCCLPWRDGTLDVPLFQRMIHNLVGAGLRDLYVFGTAGEGHTVTETQFRQVTSLFVDAMAEAKAAPPMVGVINLSLPTVIERIAFGADLGVKTFQFCLPAWGAINDREVRRVFAEVCGGFPELRFLHYNLGRTGRLVRPDEYAELAEIHPNLVAVKYGLGDPETIAGLLRLAPQLRCFFTEPGFYLGAPLGECGLLASIAASNPSRAWQYFRAGADGDFATFSALYRELAGVMAAVREAAGGMGLNDGAYDKLIAKLAEPDFPLELLPPYQSSTDNGFRQYRDQLAEKFQGWLPHVSPETDN comes from the coding sequence TTGACCGCGCGCTATCCCAGGACCGTCCTTGGCACTTGCTGCCTACCGTGGCGCGACGGGACTCTGGACGTTCCCCTGTTCCAGCGCATGATCCACAATCTCGTCGGTGCGGGTCTCCGCGACCTCTATGTCTTCGGAACGGCCGGCGAAGGCCACACGGTTACCGAAACGCAGTTTCGACAGGTGACGAGCCTGTTCGTCGATGCAATGGCTGAGGCGAAGGCCGCTCCACCCATGGTCGGCGTCATCAATCTCTCGCTGCCTACCGTAATCGAGCGCATCGCTTTCGGTGCCGATCTCGGAGTCAAGACGTTCCAATTCTGCCTGCCTGCCTGGGGTGCCATCAACGACCGCGAGGTGCGCCGGGTATTTGCCGAGGTCTGCGGTGGCTTCCCGGAGCTGCGATTCCTGCACTACAACTTGGGCCGCACAGGGCGACTGGTCCGGCCTGACGAATATGCCGAACTCGCTGAAATCCACCCAAATCTGGTCGCTGTGAAATATGGGCTCGGCGATCCGGAAACGATCGCGGGTCTGCTGCGTCTTGCGCCACAACTGCGCTGTTTCTTCACAGAGCCGGGCTTCTATCTCGGTGCGCCGCTAGGGGAATGCGGTCTGCTCGCTTCCATCGCTGCCAGCAATCCAAGTCGCGCCTGGCAATATTTCCGCGCAGGGGCCGACGGAGATTTTGCGACCTTCTCCGCTCTCTATCGCGAACTCGCCGGCGTAATGGCGGCGGTTCGTGAAGCTGCTGGCGGGATGGGTCTCAATGATGGCGCCTACGACAAACTCATCGCCAAGCTGGCCGAGCCCGATTTTCCTCTTGAACTGCTGCCGCCTTACCAATCGTCGACCGACAATGGCTTCCGCCAGTACCGGGACCAACTCGCAGAAAAGTTCCAAGGCTGGCTACCACATGTTTCACCGGAGACAGACAATTGA
- a CDS encoding ATP-binding cassette domain-containing protein: MLERSDMAVADISEKQGEVIAALSGATKIFGGTVAISDVSIELRSGEVLALLGENGAGKSTCVKLLAGVYRPDIGKVLVGGEPVSFSSPLQAQRAGIAVMHQHPGLFPDLSVGENLFIGQTGPQSSWRIDRGRIRSEAQRLLQLVGLHADIDAPLSRLRTSEQQLVEIARALSLDARVLIMDEPTAALSQREVERLFAVVNNLRGHGVAMMFVGHRMDEIYRVADRIAVLRDGHLVGVERAQELTRERAVQMMVGRSLDGLYPHHEPTRGAVLMSVKGLSRDGAFEDVSFELRAGEILGFGGLVGSGRTEIARVLFGIDLPTAGTMTLDGADVRFASARDAMDRGIAYVSEDRIGQSLVMDFSILANNSLTVLDDATRGGLVSRSKELAFAKPFLDRLRLRFHSYDQPVSTLSGGNQQKVVLSKWLATQPRVLILDEPTQGIDVQAKADVHAMIADLASQGLAIILISSELPELLGMCDRMIVLREGRISARFNRDEATQEKVIGAATDAVEAERDAMRPVEGAEPQIFTPESPGLALPRFFARREFGLVAAIAAVIIPVSILNPRMLSGANLSALAMDAGLLMTVAVGQMLVIITRNIDLSVAAVIGLAAYGAASTLHLHPELGVVGGVLLACGIGLLAGLVNGFVVTYGKVPAIVVTLGTMTIFRGLNSLWAGGQQISADQVPQSWLDMTSANLFGIPAVLIIAVATLLVIAWALRSTVIGRELYAIGSNPAGAQLIGIPVRARVLLAFAVGGLLAGFDGALWASRYATVDARVAYGFELTVIAAVVVGGIAVRGGSGTVLGVALGTLTLLVINNGLTLVRVDPLWLQGVYGLVILAAIGIDAYVARRGAASRKGGH; encoded by the coding sequence ATGCTTGAGCGTTCCGACATGGCGGTTGCCGATATCTCCGAAAAGCAGGGTGAGGTGATTGCGGCCCTTTCCGGCGCTACCAAGATCTTTGGTGGCACGGTCGCTATTTCCGACGTTTCGATCGAACTCAGATCCGGCGAAGTTCTGGCGCTGCTGGGAGAGAACGGCGCGGGCAAGAGCACCTGCGTCAAGCTGCTCGCTGGCGTCTATCGTCCCGATATCGGGAAGGTGCTGGTCGGGGGCGAGCCGGTCAGCTTTTCCTCCCCGCTCCAGGCGCAGCGCGCCGGCATTGCTGTCATGCACCAGCATCCTGGCCTCTTTCCGGATCTGAGCGTTGGCGAAAACCTCTTCATCGGCCAGACCGGCCCGCAATCGTCCTGGCGGATCGATCGGGGTCGCATACGCAGTGAAGCGCAGCGGCTGCTGCAACTCGTCGGCCTTCATGCCGATATCGACGCGCCTCTCTCGCGGCTGCGGACTTCCGAACAGCAACTCGTCGAAATCGCCCGCGCTTTGTCGCTCGATGCCCGCGTGCTGATCATGGACGAGCCGACGGCGGCGCTGTCGCAGCGTGAGGTCGAGCGGCTGTTCGCCGTCGTCAACAATCTGCGCGGCCATGGGGTCGCCATGATGTTCGTCGGCCATCGCATGGACGAGATCTACCGCGTCGCCGACCGGATCGCAGTGCTGCGGGACGGGCATCTCGTCGGCGTTGAGCGCGCCCAGGAACTGACGCGTGAGCGCGCCGTCCAGATGATGGTCGGACGCTCGCTCGATGGCCTCTATCCGCACCATGAGCCGACGCGGGGAGCGGTGCTGATGAGCGTGAAGGGCCTGTCGCGCGACGGGGCCTTCGAGGATGTGTCCTTCGAGCTGCGCGCCGGCGAAATCCTTGGATTTGGTGGCCTGGTCGGCAGCGGACGCACCGAGATCGCGCGGGTTCTGTTCGGCATCGACCTGCCCACGGCCGGCACGATGACGCTGGATGGCGCGGATGTCCGCTTCGCTTCCGCCCGCGACGCGATGGATCGCGGCATCGCTTACGTTTCGGAGGACCGGATCGGGCAGAGTCTGGTGATGGATTTCTCGATCCTGGCCAATAATTCGCTGACCGTTCTCGACGATGCGACCCGTGGCGGACTGGTCTCCCGCTCCAAGGAGCTCGCCTTCGCGAAGCCCTTTCTCGACCGGTTGCGGCTGCGGTTTCATTCCTACGACCAGCCGGTCAGTACGTTGTCGGGCGGCAATCAGCAGAAGGTCGTCCTCTCCAAATGGCTCGCCACGCAACCGCGCGTGCTGATCCTCGACGAACCGACGCAGGGCATCGACGTCCAGGCCAAGGCCGACGTGCATGCTATGATCGCCGATCTCGCCTCTCAAGGGTTGGCGATCATCCTGATCTCGTCCGAGCTGCCGGAATTGCTCGGCATGTGCGATCGGATGATCGTCCTGCGCGAGGGCCGGATCAGCGCGCGGTTCAACCGGGACGAGGCGACGCAGGAAAAGGTCATTGGTGCTGCGACGGACGCTGTGGAGGCGGAGCGCGACGCGATGCGTCCCGTTGAAGGGGCCGAACCGCAGATCTTCACGCCCGAAAGTCCCGGCCTTGCCTTGCCGCGCTTCTTTGCCCGGCGCGAATTCGGCCTCGTCGCGGCGATTGCCGCCGTCATCATCCCCGTTTCGATCCTCAATCCGCGCATGCTGAGCGGCGCCAATCTTTCCGCGCTCGCCATGGATGCCGGATTGCTGATGACTGTTGCGGTCGGCCAGATGCTGGTCATCATCACGCGCAACATCGATCTCTCGGTCGCTGCCGTGATCGGTCTTGCCGCCTATGGCGCGGCGTCGACGTTGCATCTTCATCCCGAACTCGGCGTCGTTGGCGGCGTGCTGCTTGCGTGCGGCATCGGGTTGCTGGCGGGCCTCGTGAACGGCTTCGTCGTTACTTACGGCAAGGTTCCGGCCATCGTCGTGACGCTTGGCACCATGACGATCTTCCGCGGCTTGAACAGCCTCTGGGCTGGCGGGCAGCAGATCAGCGCCGATCAGGTTCCGCAGTCCTGGCTCGACATGACCAGCGCCAATCTGTTCGGCATCCCTGCCGTGTTGATCATCGCGGTCGCAACGCTTCTGGTCATCGCCTGGGCGCTCCGATCCACGGTGATCGGGCGGGAGCTCTATGCGATCGGCTCGAACCCCGCCGGCGCGCAGCTCATCGGCATTCCCGTCCGGGCCCGCGTGCTGCTCGCCTTCGCCGTCGGCGGTTTGTTGGCCGGCTTCGATGGCGCGCTCTGGGCGTCGCGCTATGCCACGGTCGATGCACGCGTCGCCTATGGCTTCGAGCTGACGGTGATCGCCGCCGTGGTGGTGGGTGGCATCGCGGTGCGCGGCGGTTCGGGTACGGTGCTCGGCGTCGCGCTCGGCACGCTGACGCTTCTCGTCATCAACAACGGGCTGACGCTGGTCCGTGTCGATCCGCTCTGGCTGCAAGGCGTCTACGGCCTCGTTATCCTCGCCGCGATCGGGATCGATGCCTATGTGGCGCGCCGGGGCGCCGCGAGCCGGAAGGGAGGGCATTGA
- a CDS encoding ABC transporter permease, with the protein MITGDKATDALDATTVARSSTQADSLLGRVVTSPQFMVVVVMLLFIAFGATQSAQFLNPATWINILRNAVFIAIVASFTTFVFVSGGLDLSVGSLFAVGGMASAGFLIAGMPIPVAILLGTVAGGAAGLLNGVLINYANIPPFITTLGMLYAARSLVVYFTGGQPITGLPDAFSDIARANLFGLPMLLYYAAFIVVLAHILLATTTFGGDVRAIGGNREAASNAGINVKRISTIVYVMSGLSAALAGVLMSARLGSGQPSIGVSFELQVISAVIIGGTSLFGGIGTVWGSLLGSLVLSILTTGLILLRIDPVLQDFVIGVIIVVAVGIDQLRRRRMFRSAGVR; encoded by the coding sequence ATGATCACCGGGGACAAGGCGACCGACGCGCTCGACGCGACCACGGTCGCCCGATCGTCGACCCAGGCGGACTCGCTGCTCGGACGTGTCGTCACCAGTCCGCAATTCATGGTCGTCGTCGTGATGCTTCTGTTCATTGCCTTTGGAGCTACACAGTCGGCGCAGTTCTTGAATCCGGCCACGTGGATCAACATCCTTCGCAATGCCGTGTTCATCGCAATCGTCGCCTCGTTTACGACGTTCGTTTTCGTGAGCGGCGGCCTCGATCTCTCCGTCGGCAGCCTCTTCGCAGTCGGCGGAATGGCGAGCGCGGGGTTTCTGATCGCCGGTATGCCGATCCCGGTGGCGATCTTGCTCGGGACAGTCGCAGGCGGGGCGGCAGGCTTGCTCAATGGCGTGCTCATCAACTACGCCAATATACCGCCGTTTATCACGACGTTGGGCATGCTTTACGCGGCGCGTTCTCTTGTCGTCTACTTCACAGGTGGCCAGCCGATCACCGGTCTTCCCGACGCCTTTTCAGACATAGCGCGAGCAAACCTTTTCGGCCTGCCGATGCTACTCTACTACGCCGCATTCATTGTCGTCCTGGCCCATATCCTGCTCGCGACCACGACCTTCGGCGGCGACGTGCGAGCGATCGGCGGCAATCGAGAGGCGGCCAGCAATGCCGGCATCAACGTCAAGCGCATCTCGACGATCGTCTATGTGATGAGCGGTCTGTCGGCGGCCCTTGCCGGCGTACTGATGTCGGCGCGTCTTGGATCCGGCCAACCGAGCATCGGTGTAAGCTTCGAGCTGCAGGTGATCTCGGCCGTGATCATCGGCGGCACCAGCCTGTTCGGAGGCATCGGCACGGTCTGGGGAAGCTTGCTGGGCTCGCTGGTTCTCAGCATTCTGACAACCGGCCTCATCCTGCTCCGAATCGATCCTGTGCTGCAGGATTTCGTTATCGGCGTCATCATCGTCGTCGCCGTCGGCATCGACCAGCTTCGCCGACGCAGGATGTTTCGCTCGGCGGGGGTGCGATGA
- a CDS encoding ABC transporter permease, with translation MARRSDTPPDFVARFANWDNFLAVLTIAVLAYAVLFVPNFASAFNISQAIAGVSERALIVLPMVLLIIAREIDLSVASILALTSVVFGLMVQAGAPLIVAIPLTLVAGGLCGAFNGVLVTALGLPSLVVTLGTMALFRGIGYILLGSGSINVFPDSFLNFGIDMVGPTPLPWTIVPFLVLAPIFAIAQQKMPVGRRIYAIGGNPDTARYSGIRLARTVFWLFVTSGVVCAAAGMVYAARLSNARANNALGIELDVITIALLGGISVFGGKGRLTGVLWALLLVATIRNVLGLLQIGGDAQGTVIGLLLIVSLLASNAAERVFGSLRVQFLSRKTGE, from the coding sequence ATGGCCCGCCGTTCCGACACCCCACCGGATTTCGTGGCGCGCTTCGCCAACTGGGACAATTTCCTGGCCGTTCTCACGATCGCGGTTCTGGCCTATGCCGTCCTGTTCGTGCCGAACTTCGCATCGGCCTTTAATATCTCGCAGGCCATTGCGGGCGTATCGGAGCGGGCCTTGATCGTCCTGCCCATGGTGCTGCTGATCATTGCCCGCGAGATTGACCTGTCGGTCGCCAGCATATTGGCGCTGACCAGTGTCGTGTTTGGGCTGATGGTCCAGGCCGGCGCGCCGCTGATCGTTGCCATACCGCTGACGCTTGTCGCGGGCGGCCTCTGTGGCGCTTTCAACGGCGTTTTGGTGACGGCGCTGGGCCTGCCGTCGCTGGTCGTGACGCTTGGCACCATGGCTCTGTTCCGGGGCATCGGCTACATCCTGCTCGGCTCGGGCTCGATCAACGTCTTCCCGGACAGCTTCCTGAATTTCGGCATCGACATGGTCGGTCCGACGCCGCTCCCCTGGACGATCGTGCCGTTCCTCGTGCTGGCGCCCATCTTTGCGATCGCACAGCAGAAGATGCCGGTCGGCCGGCGCATCTATGCGATCGGCGGCAATCCAGATACGGCGCGCTATTCCGGCATCCGTCTCGCTCGCACCGTGTTCTGGCTGTTCGTCACCTCCGGCGTCGTCTGCGCGGCGGCCGGCATGGTCTATGCCGCGCGCCTGTCCAATGCCCGCGCCAATAACGCGCTCGGCATCGAGCTCGATGTCATCACCATCGCGCTCTTGGGCGGCATCAGCGTCTTCGGTGGCAAGGGGCGGCTCACGGGCGTCCTTTGGGCCCTGCTTCTGGTCGCCACGATCCGTAATGTGCTCGGTTTGCTGCAGATCGGCGGCGATGCGCAGGGCACCGTCATCGGCCTGCTGCTCATCGTCTCGCTTCTGGCAAGCAACGCGGCCGAGCGCGTGTTCGGCAGCCTGCGCGTTCAGTTTCTCTCCCGAAAGACAGGCGAGTAA
- a CDS encoding fumarylacetoacetate hydrolase family protein, giving the protein MKLLRLGPRGSEKPALLAPDGSYRDLSALASDIDRHSLASDLASIREVDPMSLPIVDANTRIGPCVGNVGKFVCVGLNYADHAAEGGMPVPEEPILFLKATSAIIGPNDDVVIPRGSTKPDWEVELGIVIGKQARNVDEADAMEHIAGFCVVNDVSERAFQHEHGGQWTKGKSADTFGPIGPWLVTRDEVPDPQNLSIWLDVDGVRQQDGSTTTMVFSVRFLVHYISQFMSLQPGDIIATGTPPGVGAGKKPPEWLKAGQTMRLGIEGLGEQRQHVVA; this is encoded by the coding sequence TTGAAACTCTTGCGGCTAGGCCCCCGCGGCTCGGAGAAGCCGGCCCTCCTGGCACCCGACGGCAGTTATCGCGATCTGAGTGCGCTCGCCAGCGATATTGACCGCCATTCGCTCGCCAGCGATCTGGCCTCCATTCGCGAGGTCGATCCCATGAGCCTACCGATCGTTGACGCGAATACCCGCATCGGTCCTTGCGTTGGCAATGTAGGCAAGTTCGTATGCGTCGGCCTCAACTATGCCGACCACGCTGCAGAAGGTGGAATGCCGGTTCCCGAGGAACCGATCCTGTTCCTGAAGGCGACCAGCGCCATCATCGGCCCCAATGACGACGTTGTTATTCCGAGGGGGTCGACCAAGCCGGACTGGGAAGTGGAACTCGGCATCGTGATTGGCAAGCAGGCGCGCAACGTCGACGAGGCAGACGCGATGGAGCACATCGCCGGCTTCTGCGTTGTCAACGACGTATCAGAACGTGCCTTCCAGCATGAGCATGGCGGCCAGTGGACCAAGGGCAAGTCGGCCGACACGTTTGGACCTATCGGCCCGTGGTTAGTGACCCGCGACGAGGTTCCCGATCCACAAAACCTCAGTATTTGGCTTGATGTCGACGGCGTCCGACAGCAGGACGGTTCGACAACGACCATGGTCTTTTCCGTGCGCTTTCTCGTACACTATATCAGCCAGTTCATGAGCCTGCAGCCCGGAGACATCATCGCGACCGGCACGCCGCCCGGCGTCGGTGCCGGCAAGAAGCCGCCGGAATGGCTCAAGGCGGGCCAAACCATGCGCCTGGGGATCGAGGGCCTGGGCGAGCAGCGCCAGCACGTGGTGGCGTGA
- a CDS encoding SDR family NAD(P)-dependent oxidoreductase: MNLSIDGRVYIVTGASRGIGRAIATHLAGEGAKLVVTAGPGDDTLLADLAKTAPDLEPVVVDLSDPAAAWVLVDRAIARFGRLDGLVNNAFAEERGTVGEVSLSGWDLTLRVSLTAPMLLAKAALPHMRRVGQGAIVNIASQRAFSSGHGAVAYESAKGGMLALTRSLAVDYGPHGVRTNTLSPGFVLSERALEWVKGDPRRTAAMNICIPLGRPGQPVEIAAVVAFLLSDAASFINGAVIPVDGGALAGLPENAALALAEAT, from the coding sequence ATGAACCTATCGATCGACGGTCGCGTCTACATCGTCACTGGCGCTTCGCGCGGAATTGGGAGGGCCATCGCCACGCACCTCGCTGGCGAAGGTGCCAAGCTGGTCGTTACGGCGGGGCCAGGCGACGATACTCTTCTTGCTGATCTTGCCAAGACGGCGCCCGATCTCGAACCCGTCGTCGTCGATCTCAGCGATCCGGCCGCGGCGTGGGTACTGGTTGACCGCGCGATCGCGCGGTTCGGCCGCCTAGACGGTCTCGTCAACAACGCCTTCGCAGAGGAGCGCGGAACGGTCGGCGAGGTGTCGCTTTCCGGATGGGATCTTACCCTGCGGGTTTCGCTGACCGCGCCCATGCTGCTCGCGAAGGCCGCGCTTCCTCATATGCGGCGAGTGGGGCAGGGGGCGATCGTCAATATCGCCTCGCAGCGCGCTTTCTCATCCGGCCACGGCGCTGTTGCGTATGAAAGTGCCAAGGGAGGCATGTTGGCGTTAACGCGCTCGCTCGCTGTCGACTACGGCCCGCATGGTGTTCGAACCAATACGTTGAGCCCCGGTTTCGTCCTGTCGGAACGGGCGCTCGAATGGGTAAAGGGTGATCCCCGACGTACAGCTGCGATGAACATCTGCATTCCGCTCGGTCGACCCGGCCAGCCGGTTGAAATCGCCGCGGTCGTGGCGTTTCTGCTGAGTGATGCCGCGTCCTTCATCAACGGCGCGGTTATTCCGGTCGACGGTGGAGCGCTTGCCGGTTTGCCTGAAAACGCCGCGTTGGCGCTGGCGGAGGCAACTTGA